In one Trichlorobacter lovleyi SZ genomic region, the following are encoded:
- a CDS encoding diguanylate cyclase — protein MADSVLIIDDSEAVREKIIKTLESRDLFSRFYQAEDGLEGFKKLLASPVDIILCDLEMPRMDGFKFLGMLKGRPEVSDTPVIILTGNDDRELKIKGLEQGACDFITKPFDPEELVARMRVHLKIKHLQDDLKRSNELLLELSNTDHLTGLFNRRFLMEALDKEVQRARRKDGQVALLLMDIDHFKRVNDTHGHLQGDVVLQKVALHIQKELRSYDIAARYGGEEFVAVLPDTSLKEAFNVADRIRLSVQGMHFAGSLANERVTVSLGVALFPSPCFDDIDGLLRAADEALYQAKERGRNRVIISDPGCSQ, from the coding sequence ATGGCCGACAGTGTACTGATCATTGACGATTCTGAAGCTGTCCGGGAAAAGATCATCAAGACCCTGGAGTCCCGTGATCTTTTTTCCCGTTTCTATCAGGCCGAAGACGGCCTGGAGGGGTTCAAAAAGCTGCTGGCTTCGCCGGTGGATATCATCCTCTGCGACCTTGAAATGCCTCGCATGGACGGCTTCAAGTTCCTGGGGATGCTGAAGGGACGACCGGAAGTATCCGATACCCCGGTCATCATCCTGACCGGCAACGATGACCGCGAGTTGAAGATCAAGGGGCTTGAGCAGGGGGCCTGCGACTTCATCACCAAGCCGTTTGATCCGGAGGAACTGGTGGCCCGGATGCGGGTGCATCTCAAGATCAAGCATCTGCAGGACGACCTGAAACGATCCAATGAACTGCTGCTGGAGCTGTCCAACACCGACCACCTGACCGGCCTGTTCAACCGCCGTTTCCTGATGGAGGCGCTGGATAAAGAGGTGCAACGGGCACGGCGCAAGGATGGCCAGGTAGCACTGCTGTTGATGGATATCGACCACTTCAAACGGGTCAACGACACCCACGGCCATCTACAGGGTGACGTGGTGCTGCAGAAGGTGGCGCTGCATATCCAGAAAGAGCTGCGCAGCTATGATATTGCAGCCCGCTATGGCGGCGAGGAGTTTGTTGCCGTACTGCCGGATACCTCGTTGAAAGAGGCCTTTAATGTGGCAGACCGGATCCGCCTTTCCGTGCAGGGGATGCATTTTGCCGGTTCTCTTGCCAATGAGCGGGTCACGGTCAGCCTGGGGGTTGCCCTCTTTCCTTCACCCTGCTTTGATGATATTGACGGTCTGCTGCGGGCCGCCGACGAGGCGCTCTACCAGGCCAAGGAGCGGGGCCGTAACCGGGTCATCATCAGTGATCCCGGCTGCTCACAGTAA
- the rpe gene encoding ribulose-phosphate 3-epimerase encodes MKKIAPSILSADFSRLGDEVRAVEAAGADYIHIDVMDGRFVPNITIGPLVVEAVRKVTSLPLDVHLMIEEPERYVEEFAKAGADIIVVHAEACRHLHRVVQQIKGLGKKAGVSLNPATPLHVLDYVLEELDLVLLMTVNPGFGGQSFIEACIPKIQALRGMLDRRGCEAELEIDGGAKPSNVARIAHAGADVLVAGSAVFGSNDYAATIAEMKRLMQEPRL; translated from the coding sequence ATGAAAAAGATAGCACCATCCATACTTTCCGCTGATTTTTCCCGTCTGGGCGACGAAGTCCGGGCTGTTGAGGCTGCCGGTGCCGACTACATCCATATTGATGTCATGGATGGCCGCTTTGTACCAAACATCACCATCGGCCCATTGGTGGTGGAGGCGGTACGCAAGGTAACCAGCCTGCCGCTGGATGTGCACCTGATGATTGAAGAACCGGAACGGTATGTGGAAGAGTTTGCCAAGGCCGGGGCCGATATTATCGTGGTGCATGCCGAGGCCTGCCGCCACCTGCACCGGGTGGTGCAGCAGATCAAGGGGCTGGGCAAGAAGGCCGGCGTCTCCCTGAACCCGGCGACACCATTGCATGTGCTGGACTATGTCCTGGAAGAGCTTGATCTGGTGCTGCTGATGACCGTTAACCCCGGCTTTGGCGGCCAGTCGTTTATTGAGGCCTGCATCCCCAAGATTCAAGCCCTGCGTGGCATGCTGGACCGCCGCGGTTGTGAGGCAGAGCTGGAGATAGACGGCGGTGCCAAGCCATCCAATGTCGCCCGGATCGCCCATGCCGGGGCTGATGTCCTGGTTGCCGGCAGTGCCGTATTCGGCAGCAATGACTACGCTGCCACCATTGCTGAAATGAAGCGCCTGATGCAGGAACCTCGCCTGTAA
- a CDS encoding transglutaminase-like domain-containing protein, producing MSRFKQSVFFLLSAALVAVFLSLPAFAAAAAHQLTAPPLGERWFAILIDNEQVGFYRQLTTPLPEGGYRIEGDGSVRMKVMGFTKESSSREIYQVGPNLALKSLEVEQTINGSKSRLSGKMVPGGLQIKREADGKSSVKTLKTKSELFPGPALNLIPLFKGTAPGKTLRVFSFDPEELAIKEVKITALGEEKTPDGQPALKLRNNLYPFVDNDIWLDQQGNTLLESVRDGLVITRAEPSEKLAGFVSGMALSKKDLIYDFSLVRISPPLKKAPAKLAGLSVAITGYGDQIPLLSSGWQQLERQQGRVVITTGSLRKPADTLLKQTAEAYLQPSEGIESASAEISAKARELTGSLKTDLERIQALTTWTSSWLEDSIEDGGSAVVALNKKKGNCQTHAKLYTALARAAGIPTRFVSGLVSQDGAGFLYHSWAESLVEGRWLAVDPTFNQVPADPTHLALFEGNRLADLAPLVGVIGKIKVTILEEQ from the coding sequence ATGTCACGATTCAAGCAATCTGTTTTTTTCCTGCTGTCGGCGGCCCTGGTCGCCGTTTTTTTATCACTGCCGGCCTTTGCCGCAGCTGCAGCCCACCAGCTTACAGCTCCCCCGCTGGGAGAACGCTGGTTTGCCATTCTGATCGATAACGAGCAGGTCGGATTTTACCGGCAACTGACCACACCGTTGCCGGAAGGCGGCTACCGGATTGAAGGCGATGGCAGTGTCCGGATGAAGGTAATGGGCTTTACCAAAGAGTCCAGCTCCCGGGAGATCTACCAGGTTGGACCAAATCTGGCTTTGAAATCGCTGGAGGTGGAACAGACCATCAACGGCAGCAAATCCCGCCTGAGTGGCAAGATGGTTCCTGGCGGGCTGCAGATCAAACGGGAGGCAGACGGCAAAAGCAGTGTGAAAACCTTGAAGACCAAGTCCGAACTGTTTCCCGGGCCGGCCTTGAACCTGATACCGCTCTTCAAAGGTACTGCGCCGGGGAAAACCCTGCGGGTATTCAGCTTTGACCCGGAAGAGCTGGCGATCAAGGAGGTCAAGATCACCGCGCTGGGGGAGGAGAAGACCCCGGACGGACAGCCTGCCCTGAAGCTGCGCAACAACCTGTATCCCTTTGTTGACAACGACATCTGGCTTGATCAGCAGGGCAATACCCTGCTGGAATCGGTGCGGGATGGCCTGGTGATTACCAGGGCAGAACCGTCGGAAAAGTTGGCCGGTTTTGTCAGCGGCATGGCCCTCTCAAAAAAGGATCTGATCTATGATTTCAGCCTGGTTCGGATCAGTCCGCCCCTGAAAAAAGCCCCGGCAAAACTTGCTGGACTATCTGTAGCCATCACCGGCTACGGCGATCAGATCCCCTTGCTTAGTAGCGGTTGGCAACAGCTTGAGCGTCAGCAGGGCAGGGTGGTCATTACTACCGGCAGCCTGCGTAAGCCGGCTGACACACTACTCAAGCAGACAGCTGAAGCCTACCTGCAGCCATCGGAGGGGATTGAGTCTGCCTCGGCAGAGATTTCAGCCAAGGCCAGGGAGTTGACCGGCAGCCTAAAGACCGATCTGGAGCGGATTCAAGCATTGACCACCTGGACCTCCAGCTGGCTTGAGGACAGCATTGAAGATGGCGGTAGCGCCGTGGTGGCACTCAACAAAAAGAAGGGCAATTGCCAGACCCATGCCAAGCTGTACACCGCTCTGGCCCGTGCTGCAGGCATCCCGACCCGTTTTGTCTCCGGCCTGGTTTCACAGGACGGGGCCGGTTTTTTATACCACAGCTGGGCAGAAAGCCTGGTGGAGGGACGCTGGCTAGCGGTTGACCCCACCTTTAATCAGGTTCCGGCTGATCCGACCCATCTGGCCTTGTTTGAAGGCAACCGGTTGGCTGATCTGGCACCACTGGTGGGGGTAATCGGCAAAATCAAGGTGACGATACTGGAAGAACAATAA
- a CDS encoding M16 family metallopeptidase — MKRPCCTTLANGLQVVTVELSHLHSADVAVYLKVGGRNDPAGKTGLSHFLEHMLFRGTADYASSLEIEAAFESLGGGINAATDADSTCYYGRIHPRFAVQGLEILASMLLRPRLEGIELERRIIGEEALEDISQEGDEISPDVVVGRMLWPDHPLGESTVGSLEDIARISEADLRQHLATWYRPNNAVVVTAGPVQHGLMVEAAERFLGGWQGAALPVVQPVAASPADGPNCRFVRDSDSQMTMQLAFRACHRAAPELTALKLLRRILAGGGCSRLHLALRERLGLIYSVDASIGSYDETGCLSIDLSTAPENLVTVLKATLEELRLLAASPVPEQELERVRTVYLADLDYSRDSVSEMGIRFGWGTLMGVARSIDEDQQLVAQVSAKELQELAAELFRPENRFLGVIGPIESIDQQRIEQLLQR; from the coding sequence ATGAAAAGGCCCTGCTGTACAACCCTGGCCAATGGTCTGCAGGTGGTTACGGTGGAGTTGTCCCACCTGCACAGCGCCGATGTAGCGGTCTACCTGAAGGTGGGTGGCCGTAACGATCCGGCCGGGAAAACCGGGTTGTCCCACTTTCTGGAGCATATGCTGTTTCGCGGTACTGCCGACTACGCCAGTTCGCTTGAGATTGAGGCTGCCTTTGAGTCATTGGGGGGCGGAATCAATGCTGCCACCGATGCTGATTCGACCTGCTACTACGGCAGGATCCACCCCCGTTTTGCCGTCCAGGGGCTTGAAATCCTGGCCTCCATGCTGCTGCGGCCACGTTTGGAGGGGATCGAGCTGGAGCGTCGGATTATCGGTGAAGAGGCGCTGGAGGACATCAGCCAGGAGGGAGACGAGATCAGTCCTGATGTGGTGGTGGGACGGATGCTCTGGCCTGACCATCCGCTGGGGGAATCCACGGTGGGCAGCCTGGAGGATATTGCCCGGATAAGCGAGGCTGATCTGCGACAGCACCTTGCCACCTGGTATCGTCCCAACAATGCCGTGGTGGTAACCGCCGGCCCTGTGCAGCACGGGCTGATGGTTGAGGCTGCCGAGCGTTTTCTGGGGGGGTGGCAGGGGGCGGCCCTGCCGGTTGTCCAGCCGGTTGCCGCATCTCCTGCTGATGGCCCCAATTGTCGCTTTGTCAGGGATTCAGACAGCCAGATGACCATGCAGCTGGCCTTCAGGGCCTGCCACCGTGCGGCACCGGAGCTGACCGCCCTGAAGCTGCTGCGGAGGATTCTGGCTGGAGGCGGCTGCTCGCGGCTGCATCTGGCGTTACGGGAACGATTGGGTCTGATCTATTCGGTTGATGCCTCGATCGGCAGCTATGATGAAACCGGCTGCCTTTCGATTGATCTCTCAACCGCACCTGAAAATCTGGTAACGGTGTTGAAAGCAACTCTGGAAGAGTTGCGGTTACTGGCAGCGTCCCCAGTACCGGAACAGGAGCTGGAGCGGGTCAGAACCGTCTATCTGGCAGATCTGGATTACAGCCGTGATTCGGTCAGTGAGATGGGGATCAGGTTTGGCTGGGGCACCTTGATGGGGGTGGCCCGCAGCATTGATGAGGATCAGCAGCTGGTTGCGCAGGTTTCAGCAAAAGAGTTGCAAGAGCTGGCAGCAGAACTGTTTCGGCCCGAAAACCGTTTTCTGGGGGTTATCGGGCCGATTGAGAGTATTGATCAGCAGAGGATTGAACAGCTGTTACAACGGTAG